CATCTTTTCCATCGACAGCCTCAACGACATCATAACCGTTCTGTTTTAGTGTAAAGCTTACCATCTGCCGTACACTGGCCGAATCGTCTACAGTCATGATCATTTTTCCCATTATTGTGCACCTCCAACCCAGATACAACGATTTGCCTCATTTTGCATGCAGCCGATATGGCGAGAAAATCCAGCACACTCCACTACCTTAACAAAATCATCTCTTTCCAGGCCAACCACTTCAAATTTCCTTCCAGAAGCACAAGAAGATTTGTGGGTCGCGCACAGAAGCTGCAACCCGGCCAAGTCTATGTCACTTACCTGGGTGAGATTACAGGTAAGCTTAGATGAATCATTAAAGGCGGTAAGCAGAGCATCTTTTATCTCGACAGCATAATGTATTGTCATGCTGCCGGACAGGTGAACAACCAGATCATCCGGCGCACCTGTGTTGTTTGCTGCAAACTCGTCCATACGCTTCCTCCATTGTCAAAATAGTTCAACATTGTCATCTAAATCG
This window of the Geoanaerobacter pelophilus genome carries:
- a CDS encoding STAS domain-containing protein gives rise to the protein MDEFAANNTGAPDDLVVHLSGSMTIHYAVEIKDALLTAFNDSSKLTCNLTQVSDIDLAGLQLLCATHKSSCASGRKFEVVGLERDDFVKVVECAGFSRHIGCMQNEANRCIWVGGAQ